A stretch of Desulfitobacterium dichloroeliminans LMG P-21439 DNA encodes these proteins:
- a CDS encoding citrate transporter → MFSIAHWVFLFFILIIVIALFFRKLPLLPATIGLFGVGIAQSGNGIEAVQISFRAIILATDNLLGVIVLIGLIVALTKLLRESGADQILVRPLMRIRTISAAYWSIGLAMWVLTLLIWPTPALTLLGAAVIPALGRAGIHPIPLAVSLAVFGKGIGLSGDFVIQGAPSLMSKATGIPISVILSASFPVVILSGSCGSFIGYMALKLFLNKEELPEKLMNSGQRGNQGIERTEKKVAQQGSSPERNQWIAGIIGLSYLGTVTIILMYKIRGDEASGLIGGVTLLILCICTVLTERKRALAQFIVYVKDGMRYAMGVFTPIVMMSSFFFMGTMAGYEQIFLLDGPGYFYDYSILLSEIIPLTKWTVSGLIVFIAILGSLDGSGFSCLPLVGGIAIALSQVSQLPAVPLAVLGQVVGIWTGAALIPWGFVAVTSAVAGIEVHQLMKYTIPAYLAAVCCAFGWTLLQL, encoded by the coding sequence ATGTTTAGTATAGCGCATTGGGTGTTTCTTTTCTTTATCCTGATTATTGTAATTGCTTTGTTCTTCCGTAAGCTACCCTTATTGCCTGCCACAATCGGCTTATTTGGAGTGGGAATAGCCCAAAGTGGCAATGGTATTGAAGCGGTGCAGATTTCGTTCAGAGCAATAATCCTTGCTACGGATAATCTACTCGGAGTTATCGTACTGATTGGTCTCATCGTCGCGCTAACAAAGTTGCTCCGAGAGTCGGGAGCGGATCAAATCTTAGTTCGTCCCTTGATGAGAATTAGAACCATCAGTGCAGCTTATTGGTCAATAGGGTTAGCCATGTGGGTATTAACTCTATTGATTTGGCCTACTCCCGCCTTGACCCTTCTAGGAGCAGCAGTTATACCTGCTTTAGGGCGGGCGGGAATCCATCCCATCCCTCTTGCGGTAAGTTTGGCGGTTTTTGGGAAGGGCATAGGATTATCGGGGGATTTCGTAATCCAAGGTGCCCCTTCATTAATGAGCAAGGCTACAGGGATTCCTATTTCGGTGATTCTCTCGGCCTCTTTCCCAGTGGTTATCTTGAGCGGTAGTTGTGGTTCTTTCATTGGTTATATGGCCCTGAAGCTTTTTCTAAATAAGGAAGAATTGCCAGAGAAACTAATGAATTCCGGGCAGAGAGGCAATCAAGGAATAGAAAGAACGGAAAAAAAGGTCGCCCAGCAGGGCTCATCCCCCGAGAGAAATCAGTGGATAGCAGGAATCATAGGTTTAAGCTATTTAGGCACTGTAACTATCATTCTGATGTATAAAATCCGTGGCGATGAAGCTAGTGGATTAATTGGTGGAGTGACCTTGTTGATCCTTTGTATTTGTACAGTTCTTACTGAAAGGAAAAGAGCTCTTGCTCAATTTATTGTTTACGTCAAGGATGGAATGCGTTATGCTATGGGAGTATTTACACCCATAGTCATGATGTCCAGCTTCTTTTTTATGGGAACGATGGCCGGTTATGAGCAGATTTTTCTGTTGGATGGACCTGGCTATTTTTATGATTACTCAATCCTTCTTTCTGAAATAATTCCGCTTACGAAATGGACGGTATCAGGGCTCATTGTATTCATTGCCATTCTCGGTTCCTTGGATGGCTCTGGATTCTCGTGCTTACCTTTAGTGGGGGGGATTGCGATTGCCCTGAGCCAAGTTTCTCAATTACCGGCGGTCCCTTTAGCGGTTTTGGGCCAGGTGGTCGGAATTTGGACCGGAGCAGCTTTAATTCCATGGGGATTTGTAGCTGTAACCTCTGCTGTGGCAGGGATTGAGGTCCACCAGTTAATGAAATACACCATACCTGCTTACTTAGCAGCGGTATGTTGTGCTTTTGGGTGGACATTACTACAGCTATGA
- a CDS encoding YigZ family protein, with amino-acid sequence MESYVTVLNASTWEQVIDKSRFIGIVFSVTDTEEVEQRLREVRKDYPNARHYVYAYRLYQGQLEKSTDDGEPQGTGGRPVLDVLQYRQLWDVLLVVIRYFGGILLGTGGLSRAYGGTARQLMDQAPLGRLVPHQIYEIEAGYEWYEPLKYWLKQYSWATRNEEFLATVKFQVYIPSAVKQQFLDWLADFTERKVVPREIEMTLCAEQVE; translated from the coding sequence GTGGAAAGCTATGTTACCGTGTTAAACGCTTCAACATGGGAGCAAGTCATCGATAAATCGCGTTTTATTGGCATTGTTTTTTCTGTCACCGACACGGAGGAAGTTGAGCAAAGACTTCGGGAAGTTCGGAAGGATTACCCGAATGCTCGACATTATGTCTATGCTTATCGACTCTACCAAGGCCAATTGGAGAAGTCCACAGATGATGGAGAGCCACAAGGAACAGGCGGAAGACCTGTCCTCGATGTTCTTCAATATCGTCAGTTATGGGATGTCCTTTTGGTGGTTATTCGTTATTTTGGGGGGATTCTTCTCGGTACGGGTGGGCTAAGCCGCGCCTATGGTGGCACTGCACGTCAGTTGATGGATCAAGCACCCTTAGGGAGGTTGGTTCCTCATCAGATTTATGAAATCGAAGCTGGTTATGAGTGGTATGAGCCGTTAAAATATTGGTTAAAGCAGTATTCTTGGGCAACCCGTAATGAGGAATTCCTAGCGACTGTGAAATTTCAAGTATATATTCCTTCGGCAGTAAAACAGCAGTTCTTAGACTGGTTAGCCGATTTTACTGAACGAAAAGTGGTTCCACGGGAGATAGAAATGACTTTGTGTGCTGAACAAGTAGAATAG
- a CDS encoding thioesterase family protein — MGELTLGAKGRAEKLVDQTNTAKTMGSGSLDVFATPSLVAMMEEAAVGALALEDGQSSVGVSIEIKHTAATPLGMKVWAVAELLEIDRRRLVFKLEAFDEKELIGTGVHERFLIDAEKFMKKTLSKRSE; from the coding sequence ATGGGAGAATTAACTCTTGGAGCAAAAGGAAGGGCAGAAAAACTGGTTGATCAGACCAACACTGCAAAAACAATGGGAAGTGGATCCTTAGATGTATTTGCTACACCCTCTTTAGTCGCTATGATGGAGGAAGCAGCTGTAGGTGCGTTAGCGTTAGAGGACGGACAAAGCAGTGTAGGTGTCTCAATCGAAATTAAGCATACAGCGGCAACACCTCTCGGCATGAAAGTCTGGGCTGTAGCTGAGCTGCTTGAGATTGACCGTCGCCGTTTAGTCTTTAAACTTGAAGCCTTCGATGAAAAAGAACTTATTGGAACAGGCGTTCATGAACGATTTTTAATCGATGCTGAAAAATTTATGAAGAAGACACTGTCAAAACGTAGTGAATAG
- a CDS encoding demethylmenaquinone methyltransferase, with the protein MDFSGKDKATYVQETFNSIAKRYDLMNSLMSFGLDKGWRRKAVQTVEAKPGMKMVDICCGTAQLSLELAMTVGEQGHVTGLDFSENMLGKAKENLATSPYRAIIELRQGDAMNLPFADNSFDGATVGWGLRNLPDLERGVREMVRVVKPGCMVVSLDMAKPTMPGFKQGYWLYFNKLVPLMGKIWAGKGKAYQYLHDSAVEFPAQQELARIFARCGLTDSRYIDLAGGVVAIVCGRKPKNN; encoded by the coding sequence ATGGATTTTTCCGGTAAAGATAAAGCAACCTATGTTCAAGAAACATTTAACTCGATTGCCAAGCGTTATGATCTGATGAATAGCTTGATGAGTTTTGGTTTAGATAAAGGATGGCGAAGAAAAGCAGTTCAAACTGTTGAAGCAAAACCTGGCATGAAGATGGTTGATATCTGTTGTGGGACAGCACAGCTCTCTTTAGAATTAGCCATGACGGTTGGAGAGCAGGGACATGTAACAGGATTAGATTTCTCAGAAAATATGCTAGGTAAAGCCAAGGAGAATTTGGCGACCTCTCCTTATCGGGCAATCATTGAGCTTAGGCAAGGAGATGCCATGAACCTGCCCTTTGCGGATAACTCCTTTGACGGAGCGACCGTGGGCTGGGGGCTTAGAAATCTACCCGATTTGGAAAGAGGAGTTCGGGAGATGGTCCGTGTCGTTAAGCCGGGCTGTATGGTTGTCTCTTTAGACATGGCTAAGCCGACAATGCCAGGTTTTAAGCAGGGCTATTGGCTCTATTTTAATAAACTAGTCCCTTTGATGGGGAAAATCTGGGCCGGGAAAGGAAAGGCTTACCAGTATCTTCATGACTCAGCAGTAGAATTTCCCGCTCAACAAGAACTAGCAAGAATTTTTGCCCGTTGCGGTTTAACGGATAGTCGTTATATTGATCTTGCCGGTGGGGTTGTGGCGATCGTCTGTGGTCGCAAGCCTAAGAATAATTGA
- a CDS encoding asparaginase: MKKVKLIATGGTIAMLKDPGGKTVPAVTGHDLLESIPELQKDASWDVVEFSNVASCNFDPERMLQLAKVVNESFADPDCKGIIITHGTDTLEETAYFLDLTVKDTRPVILTASQRDASERDSDGPRNLHNSLRIALDSRAKERGVLIALNEEIHAARDVRKLHTSHVDAFSSGELGSLGSIDNEDVLWHRKPEPSVKFDLPPSLAKVIICKAFTGMNDRLLDCMVDSQVEGVVIEAFGRGNLPPEVVPALKRITARNIPTVVTSRCLFGRTAPIYGYPGGGANLQEHGALFAGDLSTEKVRLLLSIALRSGITLDHLREILSSGGVK, from the coding sequence ATGAAAAAGGTTAAACTGATAGCCACCGGTGGTACGATAGCCATGCTCAAGGATCCAGGTGGCAAAACAGTACCAGCCGTTACTGGACACGATTTATTAGAAAGCATACCCGAGCTACAAAAAGACGCCTCATGGGATGTGGTTGAATTTAGTAATGTAGCCAGCTGTAATTTTGATCCGGAGCGGATGCTCCAATTGGCAAAGGTAGTCAATGAATCCTTTGCTGATCCGGATTGCAAAGGGATCATTATTACTCATGGAACCGATACCTTAGAGGAGACAGCTTATTTCTTGGATCTTACAGTTAAAGATACACGACCGGTTATCCTCACGGCGTCTCAGAGAGATGCTTCAGAGCGGGACTCAGATGGACCTCGAAATTTACATAATTCCCTGAGGATTGCCTTAGATTCCCGTGCCAAAGAACGAGGAGTATTGATTGCTTTAAATGAAGAAATCCATGCGGCAAGGGATGTCAGAAAACTACATACCAGCCATGTGGACGCCTTTAGTTCGGGAGAATTAGGTTCTCTCGGTAGCATTGACAACGAAGATGTACTGTGGCACCGTAAACCCGAGCCCTCTGTAAAATTCGACCTTCCTCCATCCTTGGCGAAGGTGATTATTTGTAAGGCATTCACTGGTATGAACGATAGGCTGTTAGATTGTATGGTGGATTCTCAAGTCGAGGGAGTAGTAATCGAGGCCTTCGGCAGAGGAAATCTTCCTCCGGAAGTGGTTCCGGCACTCAAAAGAATCACCGCCCGCAATATACCCACAGTCGTGACCTCCCGTTGTTTGTTTGGACGTACTGCCCCCATCTATGGTTATCCTGGTGGTGGAGCCAATCTTCAAGAGCATGGTGCCTTATTTGCCGGAGACCTTTCTACGGAGAAAGTGCGTTTGCTTCTCAGCATCGCCCTGAGGTCCGGAATCACTTTGGATCACCTGCGTGAAATTCTAAGTAGCGGTGGGGTAAAGTAG
- a CDS encoding late competence development ComFB family protein, translating into MYELKNHTESVVQHVLKEYMEKYQLPCACELCQADIKALSLNQLPSRYYVSLRGEILTQWEADSLPDKARVISAIVNAAQRVAETPSHS; encoded by the coding sequence ATGTATGAATTAAAAAACCACACCGAAAGTGTGGTACAACATGTTCTCAAAGAGTATATGGAAAAATATCAATTACCCTGCGCTTGTGAGCTTTGTCAAGCCGATATTAAAGCTCTTTCCTTAAACCAGTTACCCAGCAGATACTATGTTTCTCTCCGTGGAGAAATATTGACCCAATGGGAGGCAGATTCCCTGCCAGATAAAGCTCGAGTTATTTCCGCTATTGTTAATGCTGCCCAGCGCGTGGCAGAAACACCCTCACACTCCTAA
- a CDS encoding Crp/Fnr family transcriptional regulator — translation MLDPKTLRRFSLFTALPDEDLAPILPLFKTRKYRKGQVLFIEGEIGSEVYFILEGQVKLSKTLPNGDEQILDWCGPSDSLADILLVEPGSYPATAEALKDSTLLVLPNQGVVGILESHPHLAVALIRKLNMRLRMNQEFIRVLTSRSTAGILAMLLLRLAKPATALGQPIYYDATLTNKDLASMIGTSRELVNRTLNQWKKSDIIRQNEDRIEILRPHELADWP, via the coding sequence TTGCTCGATCCAAAAACACTTAGACGTTTTAGTCTATTCACAGCCCTACCTGATGAAGATTTAGCACCTATTTTGCCTCTTTTCAAAACCCGGAAATATCGCAAAGGGCAAGTTCTCTTTATTGAAGGAGAAATCGGCTCAGAGGTTTATTTTATCCTCGAAGGTCAAGTAAAGCTCAGCAAGACCTTGCCTAATGGTGATGAACAAATTCTTGATTGGTGCGGTCCCAGCGACAGCCTCGCAGATATACTCTTGGTTGAACCCGGTTCCTATCCAGCGACTGCAGAGGCACTGAAAGATAGTACACTTCTGGTGTTGCCCAATCAAGGGGTGGTTGGGATTTTAGAAAGTCATCCTCATTTAGCAGTAGCACTCATTCGCAAGCTCAATATGCGTTTACGAATGAATCAAGAGTTCATCCGCGTTTTGACGAGCCGTTCTACGGCAGGGATTTTGGCAATGCTCTTACTCCGCCTAGCCAAGCCAGCTACTGCCCTCGGACAACCCATTTACTACGATGCCACACTTACTAACAAGGACTTAGCCAGTATGATTGGTACTTCAAGGGAATTGGTTAATCGCACTCTTAATCAATGGAAGAAATCCGATATTATCCGCCAAAATGAGGATCGTATTGAAATTCTGCGCCCTCATGAATTAGCGGATTGGCCATGA
- a CDS encoding DEAD/DEAH box helicase — translation MTERKYHGLTLDLFQEEALDAIDAGKSVIVAAPTGTGKTLVADYLVEKVMSEGRRIIYTAPIKALSNQKFKDYKALFGVENVGILTGDVVLNSEAPLLIMTTEIFRNQVITNDPTLQSVSYIIFDEIHWLNDEERGTVWEESIILAPSHMKLLGLSATIANAHQLVEWIGTIRQEDVALIEEHRRIVPLEYYYFSKDTGLITYDKLWKYYRQRIKSAEPQEGSLFAPTSHIDLIKVIQKHYLPALYFVFSRKQCADKASELAILTNYLKPEERNQVEDAFLDHFGPEEEWSASTRLLRRLAVKGIAFHHAGLIPSQKVLVEELFLKRLIHVLYCTETFSVGINYPVRSVCFDSLNKFDGRNFRSLANHEFFQMSGRAGRRGLDERGYSFALVDLNYMEKSPPPRFNMDRLEPLTSQFKLSFNTVLNLQLTLTLEQIQIYFQKSFAAHSNLQTHGYLVAELAQLEEEFGKKGEHVCKHADSYTCPVKYLPKKTELDRLKRSYHALGPRRQNRVYGREMARKIKNWEKLLSHVPQKCPNSKLDLCEKENKQRRKLQQSMVDIRKELKALPGQDYFFNEFQYKKNQLIQLGYIRDDELLPRGECACHIYVQELLVTELIFSDVFDTLNDDQLNALLSAIDFEARKNDYFQRLPVLDWTPVQELSSYIQSVCGTDSVRYDPRVSVIVYSWSQGLSFPEVQRLSNLDEGDIISVIRRTIDLLRQMRDAVKEPALLQRLKVCMDKLDRDEASVLAL, via the coding sequence ATGACTGAACGCAAATATCACGGCTTAACCTTAGATTTGTTTCAAGAAGAAGCCTTAGATGCCATTGATGCCGGAAAATCCGTGATCGTCGCTGCTCCCACAGGAACAGGAAAAACTCTAGTTGCCGATTATTTAGTCGAAAAAGTCATGTCCGAAGGACGACGAATTATTTACACCGCACCTATTAAAGCACTAAGCAACCAAAAGTTTAAGGATTATAAAGCACTATTTGGGGTTGAAAATGTCGGTATTCTTACCGGTGATGTAGTACTCAATTCGGAAGCTCCTTTACTTATTATGACAACTGAGATTTTTAGAAATCAAGTGATTACGAACGACCCTACCTTACAATCCGTGTCCTACATCATTTTCGATGAGATTCATTGGCTTAACGATGAGGAGCGAGGTACTGTCTGGGAAGAGTCCATTATTTTAGCTCCGTCTCACATGAAGCTATTGGGCTTGAGTGCTACCATTGCCAATGCTCATCAACTGGTAGAGTGGATAGGAACCATTCGCCAAGAGGATGTCGCTTTGATTGAGGAACATCGTCGCATTGTTCCTTTAGAGTACTATTATTTTTCTAAGGATACCGGTCTAATCACCTATGATAAACTCTGGAAGTATTATCGCCAAAGAATTAAATCCGCCGAGCCTCAAGAAGGTAGTTTGTTTGCCCCAACCAGTCATATTGATTTAATAAAAGTCATTCAAAAACACTATCTGCCCGCTCTCTACTTTGTTTTCAGTCGCAAACAGTGTGCTGATAAGGCCTCGGAATTGGCCATTTTAACCAATTATTTAAAGCCTGAAGAAAGAAATCAAGTAGAGGATGCTTTTCTAGATCATTTTGGCCCGGAAGAAGAATGGTCAGCCTCCACTCGATTGCTACGACGGCTTGCCGTCAAAGGTATTGCCTTTCACCATGCGGGGCTTATACCCTCGCAAAAAGTCCTGGTTGAGGAGCTTTTCCTTAAACGTCTTATTCATGTCCTTTATTGTACTGAAACTTTCAGTGTGGGAATCAATTACCCGGTTCGTTCTGTTTGTTTCGATAGCCTTAATAAATTCGATGGTCGTAACTTTCGCTCCTTGGCTAATCACGAATTTTTTCAAATGTCCGGGCGGGCGGGCCGTCGGGGATTAGATGAGCGCGGTTATTCCTTTGCTTTAGTAGATCTAAATTATATGGAAAAAAGCCCCCCTCCCCGCTTCAATATGGACCGTTTAGAACCGCTTACCAGTCAGTTTAAATTAAGCTTTAACACGGTCTTGAATCTTCAACTTACCCTTACACTTGAGCAAATCCAAATCTATTTTCAGAAAAGCTTTGCCGCTCACAGTAATCTACAGACCCACGGCTATCTGGTTGCTGAGCTAGCTCAACTGGAGGAGGAGTTTGGCAAGAAAGGCGAACATGTCTGTAAACATGCTGACAGCTATACCTGTCCCGTCAAATACCTCCCGAAAAAGACAGAATTAGACCGTCTTAAGCGATCCTATCACGCTTTAGGACCACGGCGCCAAAATCGAGTCTACGGACGAGAGATGGCCCGCAAAATAAAAAATTGGGAAAAGCTATTATCCCATGTCCCGCAAAAATGTCCTAACTCAAAATTAGATCTTTGCGAGAAAGAAAATAAACAGCGCCGAAAATTGCAGCAAAGCATGGTCGATATCCGTAAAGAGCTGAAGGCCTTACCCGGCCAAGACTATTTCTTTAATGAATTCCAATATAAAAAGAATCAATTGATTCAGCTGGGATATATCCGTGATGACGAGTTACTCCCCCGCGGAGAATGCGCGTGCCATATCTACGTCCAGGAATTATTAGTCACGGAGTTAATTTTTTCTGATGTATTCGATACCTTGAACGACGACCAATTAAATGCTTTGCTTTCAGCTATTGATTTTGAGGCTCGTAAAAATGATTATTTCCAAAGGTTACCCGTCTTAGATTGGACACCCGTCCAAGAACTATCCAGTTATATTCAAAGCGTCTGTGGCACAGATTCAGTACGCTATGATCCAAGGGTATCGGTCATTGTCTACTCATGGAGTCAAGGTCTTTCTTTTCCGGAGGTACAGCGACTATCCAATCTGGATGAAGGGGATATCATCTCCGTTATTCGTCGCACTATTGACTTACTCCGTCAAATGCGGGATGCCGTCAAGGAACCGGCATTGCTTCAGCGTTTGAAAGTTTGTATGGATAAACTTGATCGTGATGAAGCGTCAGTATTAGCCCTTTAA
- the rd gene encoding rubredoxin — MKKYVCTICQYVYDPAVGDPDSGVAPGTAFEDIPEDWVCPTCGVSKDQFEVVEE, encoded by the coding sequence ATGAAAAAGTATGTATGCACTATTTGTCAGTATGTATATGATCCAGCAGTAGGAGACCCGGATTCCGGTGTTGCACCTGGTACAGCTTTCGAGGATATTCCTGAGGATTGGGTTTGCCCAACTTGCGGAGTAAGCAAAGACCAGTTTGAAGTCGTTGAAGAATAA
- a CDS encoding HAD family hydrolase — protein MIKAIFFDLDGTLTLMNQEEFMKNYVGLLAPRFKSLLSPEKFAKQLSRSTEVMIKQPQEGKTNLQVFIADFTKGTGLTYNTLWPIFEAFYATDFPALSYLVKINQHGKEAVTSALEGGYKVAIAANPVMPLLAIEERIRWAGLTPQMFQVIPSIESFHFCKPHIGFYRELAQNLELDPSECLMVGNHPVEDLVAQEIGMKTFYVGDTMEGIKTTYTGDLADLAQRIIARDL, from the coding sequence ATGATTAAAGCAATTTTTTTTGACTTAGACGGAACCTTGACTTTGATGAACCAAGAGGAATTCATGAAGAACTATGTGGGGCTTTTAGCTCCTCGATTTAAGAGTCTTCTTTCACCTGAGAAATTCGCTAAGCAACTCAGCCGTTCTACTGAGGTTATGATTAAACAACCTCAAGAGGGAAAGACTAACTTGCAAGTGTTCATTGCCGATTTTACAAAAGGGACAGGTCTAACCTATAACACTTTATGGCCCATATTCGAGGCTTTTTATGCAACTGATTTTCCGGCGTTAAGTTACTTAGTTAAGATTAATCAGCATGGGAAAGAAGCCGTGACGAGTGCTCTAGAAGGAGGATATAAGGTTGCTATTGCTGCTAATCCAGTGATGCCACTGTTAGCCATCGAAGAGCGGATTCGTTGGGCGGGTTTAACACCGCAAATGTTTCAAGTGATTCCTTCTATTGAGTCTTTTCATTTTTGTAAACCCCACATTGGATTCTATAGGGAGTTAGCTCAGAATCTTGAACTGGACCCAAGTGAATGCTTAATGGTAGGTAACCATCCAGTAGAAGATTTAGTGGCCCAAGAAATCGGCATGAAAACCTTCTATGTTGGGGATACCATGGAAGGGATCAAAACAACATACACGGGGGATCTTGCTGACTTAGCACAGCGTATCATTGCGAGAGATCTTTAA
- the ldhH gene encoding L-lactate dehydrogenase (quinone) large subunit LdhH — protein sequence MADANFKKRVEDALENPILRGALGRFGDVYGKNREQAYQGYDFENLREKVVEVKSYAAEHLDEMMDQFEKAAMARGAKVFRAETGDDAKKYIIELARQQQVKNIVKSKSMASEEIHLNDALINEGFDVQETDLGEWIIQLAGQKPSHMVMPAIHMTKEQVADTFNDNLSYHNDPVITKLVKTARAEMRKKFMEADMGISGANIAVAETGTLMMVTNEGNARLTSTMPRVHVFLVGLEKFVPKFEDAGYILQTLPRNGTAQQLTSYVTMITGPNPTYYPDGSVQDKEFHIILMDNGRRKMYADEQFKQTFQCIRCAACLNVCPAFQLVGGHVYGHIYTGGIGTILTAFLNSEKDAENPQNLCLQCGKCTEVCAGKLDIPGMILEIRNRIGDQKGLAVTPKFILDVVSNRRLFHSLLRVASKAQLPISKGQPMIRHLPFFLSGLTDKRSLPTVADVPFRDVIKKIDQDIKNPQGTVAFFGGCLVDFVYPKIGEGVVKVLNEKGYKVIFPEGQSCCGAPATYMGDRKNARKLAVMNIEAMNAESVDYVVSACPTCTHALIDSFKELLADDPAMFKRAEELSKKSMDFSKLLSILGGLEEDGDGVPLKVTYHDSCHLRRKMNVIQEPRNILSNIKGVDLVEMNESDRCCGFAGSYSIKFPEMSGPILERKLRNIEATGAEVVAVDCPGCLMQISGGLDQTDLNVKVKHTAQLLLEKRQKNR from the coding sequence ATGGCTGATGCAAATTTTAAAAAGAGAGTTGAGGATGCTTTGGAGAATCCTATTCTCCGTGGAGCATTAGGTCGTTTTGGTGACGTTTATGGTAAGAACCGCGAGCAAGCCTACCAAGGCTACGATTTTGAAAATCTTCGTGAAAAGGTCGTTGAAGTAAAATCCTACGCTGCCGAGCATCTCGATGAGATGATGGACCAATTTGAGAAGGCAGCAATGGCTAGAGGTGCGAAAGTTTTCCGTGCTGAAACCGGAGATGATGCCAAGAAGTATATCATCGAACTGGCGAGACAACAGCAAGTGAAGAACATTGTTAAATCCAAGTCAATGGCCTCTGAGGAGATTCATCTTAATGATGCATTAATCAACGAGGGCTTTGACGTTCAAGAAACAGACTTAGGAGAATGGATTATTCAATTAGCGGGACAAAAGCCCTCCCATATGGTTATGCCCGCTATCCATATGACCAAAGAGCAAGTGGCTGATACATTTAATGATAACCTTAGCTATCATAATGACCCTGTTATCACCAAGCTTGTCAAAACCGCACGGGCAGAAATGCGCAAGAAATTCATGGAAGCTGATATGGGAATTTCCGGAGCTAATATTGCCGTCGCTGAGACTGGAACTCTAATGATGGTAACTAATGAGGGAAACGCCCGTTTGACTTCGACAATGCCTCGGGTTCATGTTTTCCTAGTGGGACTTGAGAAATTTGTTCCTAAATTCGAAGATGCCGGCTATATTTTGCAGACTTTGCCGCGTAATGGCACAGCTCAACAGCTGACTAGCTATGTGACCATGATTACAGGTCCTAATCCAACTTATTATCCAGACGGGTCCGTTCAAGATAAGGAATTTCATATCATCTTAATGGACAATGGACGCCGCAAAATGTACGCAGATGAGCAATTTAAGCAAACCTTCCAATGTATTCGCTGCGCGGCCTGTTTAAATGTATGTCCTGCTTTCCAACTGGTTGGCGGACATGTTTACGGGCATATTTATACCGGAGGCATTGGAACTATCTTAACCGCTTTTCTTAACTCAGAAAAGGATGCGGAAAATCCACAGAATCTCTGTCTCCAATGCGGAAAATGTACGGAAGTCTGTGCCGGTAAGCTGGATATTCCCGGCATGATTCTTGAGATTCGGAATCGGATTGGTGATCAAAAGGGCTTGGCCGTAACACCGAAATTTATTTTGGATGTTGTATCCAACCGTCGCTTATTCCATTCCCTTTTACGAGTTGCTTCGAAAGCCCAACTGCCCATTTCTAAGGGTCAGCCGATGATTCGCCACTTACCTTTCTTCTTGTCAGGCTTAACCGATAAGCGGAGCTTGCCTACCGTCGCTGATGTACCTTTTCGTGATGTAATTAAGAAGATTGATCAAGATATCAAGAATCCCCAAGGTACGGTAGCATTCTTTGGTGGTTGCCTTGTCGACTTCGTGTATCCTAAAATTGGCGAAGGTGTTGTTAAGGTTTTAAATGAAAAAGGGTATAAAGTAATTTTCCCCGAAGGACAATCTTGCTGTGGCGCACCGGCAACCTATATGGGCGATCGCAAGAATGCTCGAAAATTGGCAGTCATGAATATTGAAGCGATGAATGCTGAAAGTGTAGATTACGTGGTCTCAGCCTGCCCGACCTGTACCCATGCCCTTATTGATAGCTTTAAAGAGCTGCTTGCTGACGATCCGGCCATGTTTAAGCGCGCCGAAGAGCTCAGCAAGAAATCAATGGACTTCTCAAAGCTTCTATCGATTTTAGGTGGTTTGGAAGAGGATGGAGACGGGGTACCTTTGAAAGTCACCTATCATGACTCCTGTCACTTAAGGCGTAAGATGAATGTTATTCAAGAACCACGTAATATCCTCTCCAATATAAAAGGTGTTGATCTTGTAGAGATGAACGAGTCAGATCGTTGCTGTGGATTCGCAGGATCATATTCCATTAAGTTCCCCGAAATGTCTGGGCCGATTTTGGAGAGAAAACTCCGCAATATTGAAGCCACAGGGGCTGAAGTCGTAGCTGTAGATTGCCCGGGATGTCTCATGCAAATTTCTGGTGGATTGGATCAAACCGATCTGAACGTGAAAGTTAAGCATACGGCACAATTACTATTGGAAAAGCGGCAAAAGAACAGATGA